The following coding sequences are from one Paenibacillus sp. FSL R5-0912 window:
- the clpP gene encoding ATP-dependent Clp endopeptidase proteolytic subunit ClpP, translating into MSYIPMVVEQSNRGERAYDIYSRLLKDRIIFLGTEVNDVVANSIIAQMLFLAAEDPDKDIHLYVNSPGGSITAGMAIFDTMQYIKPDVSTICVGMAASMGAFLLNAGAKGKRFALPNSEIMIHQPLGGAQGQASDIEIRARRIIKLREKLNRILSERTGQPIEKIEKDTDRDYFMSAADAAEYGIVDKVIEKTLPTGV; encoded by the coding sequence GTGAGTTATATTCCTATGGTAGTAGAACAGAGCAACCGCGGTGAGCGCGCTTATGACATCTATTCCCGCCTGCTGAAGGACCGCATCATTTTCCTTGGAACGGAGGTTAATGACGTGGTAGCCAATTCCATCATCGCACAAATGCTCTTCCTGGCTGCCGAGGATCCGGATAAGGATATTCACCTGTATGTGAACAGCCCTGGCGGTTCCATTACAGCGGGTATGGCTATATTTGATACAATGCAGTACATTAAACCGGATGTATCCACCATCTGTGTAGGGATGGCCGCTTCCATGGGAGCCTTCCTGCTGAACGCCGGCGCCAAGGGCAAACGCTTTGCCTTGCCGAACAGCGAAATTATGATTCACCAGCCACTCGGCGGTGCCCAGGGTCAGGCTTCAGATATCGAAATCCGCGCCCGCCGCATCATCAAGCTGCGCGAGAAGCTGAACCGTATCCTGTCCGAACGTACGGGCCAGCCGATCGAGAAGATCGAGAAGGATACCGACCGTGACTACTTCATGAGTGCTGCCGATGCAGCTGAATATGGTATTGTCGATAAAGTCATTGAGAAGACATTGCCGACTGGCGTTTAA
- a CDS encoding GDSL-type esterase/lipase family protein, with product MVYQYTAIGDSLTTGFGALPGNGFVPVYRRMAEGRLQTPVASANLGVNGLTTAGLEQRLKTDGGFRSAVKDAEIITVSIGGNDLIKAAKAAAGRPGELNGYLQKALRECKRNFSDIMSTLAQLKAGTRSPYIIRIVGLYNPYPQVDAATDWVRQFNSYAAGYSSYVVRFASIYHEFAGNERGLLFLDHIHPNGRGYRVIAGKLDALGYGNLR from the coding sequence ATGGTCTATCAGTATACGGCCATTGGAGATTCATTAACGACCGGGTTCGGGGCACTGCCCGGGAACGGATTTGTTCCCGTCTACCGCCGGATGGCAGAAGGGCGGCTGCAGACTCCGGTGGCTTCAGCGAATCTTGGAGTGAACGGTCTGACAACAGCAGGGCTGGAGCAGCGTCTCAAGACTGATGGCGGCTTTCGTTCTGCGGTTAAGGATGCGGAGATCATCACCGTCTCTATCGGCGGTAATGATCTGATTAAGGCCGCTAAAGCCGCGGCGGGGAGGCCAGGTGAGCTGAATGGATATCTGCAAAAAGCGCTCCGGGAATGCAAACGGAATTTCAGTGATATTATGAGTACTCTGGCACAGCTGAAGGCAGGAACGCGAAGTCCTTACATTATCCGGATTGTAGGTCTCTATAATCCGTATCCTCAGGTGGATGCGGCCACAGATTGGGTGCGGCAGTTCAACTCCTATGCTGCCGGCTACAGCAGTTATGTTGTGAGGTTTGCTTCCATTTATCATGAATTTGCCGGCAATGAGCGGGGGCTGCTGTTCCTGGATCATATCCATCCGAACGGCAGGGGCTACCGGGTGATCGCCGGCAAGCTGGATGCCCTGGGATATGGAAACTTGAGGTGA
- a CDS encoding sugar-binding transcriptional regulator, which produces MRNLLEIQKQLLPDLMETLKRRYTILHQIMLSDIIGRRTLAASLDMTERVLRAETDLLKSQGLIEIESVGMRVSEAGRRLLDLMEPIAKSLFGLDDLEEKIRTTYGLSKVVVVPGDCETSLFTKRELGRAGSKALLSVLRSDDTIAVTGGSTLAEMADQLTPPLSLSYKNAWVVPARGGLGESMEIQANTIASTMAKRIGANYRLLHVPDLLSGDAYQSLALDSNIGEIVEIIRRSRIIVHGIGDAIEMTHRRKLDPATISEIQDEGAVAESFGYYFNENGEVVHTMMTMGLRLEDIMRTEVVIGIAGGKRKAKAIHAMLRFGQEDILVTDEAAAVEIGKEIDKQLQQVL; this is translated from the coding sequence ATGCGTAATTTATTGGAAATCCAAAAGCAGCTTCTGCCTGATCTCATGGAAACCCTTAAGAGACGGTATACGATTCTACATCAGATCATGCTGTCCGATATTATTGGGCGCAGAACGCTTGCCGCCTCGCTTGATATGACCGAGCGGGTGCTGCGCGCCGAGACGGATCTTCTGAAATCGCAAGGGCTCATTGAGATCGAGAGCGTCGGCATGCGCGTTAGCGAAGCCGGGCGCAGACTGCTTGACCTGATGGAGCCGATCGCCAAGAGCCTCTTCGGCCTGGATGATCTGGAAGAGAAAATTCGTACTACGTACGGTCTCAGTAAAGTAGTTGTTGTACCTGGCGACTGCGAGACCTCACTGTTCACCAAACGTGAACTGGGGCGTGCAGGTTCGAAGGCACTGCTCAGTGTACTGCGCAGTGACGACACGATTGCTGTCACAGGCGGATCGACCCTGGCCGAAATGGCCGATCAGTTGACCCCGCCGCTATCCCTTTCCTATAAGAACGCCTGGGTAGTTCCGGCGCGTGGAGGATTGGGAGAGAGCATGGAGATCCAAGCCAACACCATTGCTTCGACCATGGCTAAACGGATTGGTGCCAATTACCGTTTGCTGCATGTGCCTGATCTACTCAGCGGCGATGCCTATCAGTCGCTCGCACTGGACTCCAATATTGGAGAGATTGTGGAGATTATCCGCAGATCGCGTATTATTGTGCATGGAATTGGCGATGCCATTGAAATGACTCACCGCCGCAAGCTGGACCCCGCTACAATCTCAGAGATTCAGGACGAGGGTGCGGTAGCCGAATCGTTCGGATATTATTTCAATGAGAATGGTGAGGTGGTTCATACCATGATGACCATGGGGCTGCGCCTGGAAGACATTATGCGTACAGAAGTCGTTATCGGTATTGCCGGCGGCAAACGCAAGGCTAAGGCCATTCATGCGATGCTGCGGTTCGGCCAAGAGGATATTCTCGTAACAGACGAGGCGGCGGCTGTCGAAATTGGCAAAGAAATCGACAAACAGTTGCAGCAAGTCCTATAG
- a CDS encoding PdaC/SigV domain-containing protein, which yields MKMNDTSKKYARKWGAGMIAAGMLIGGGVLPAGITQAAPAAAQVKAASSPVVLKVNGKITAQTGLFQDGKVWIPVTFMRDALGMPLSYDKAEKTYTIGTGTTQTKLTVTEYYTTIKVNNYFIGEYEVKNLNNRFYVSFDLLSDYLGYKGDWSATTGRLNVMKRTQNAVTIKTESYVKDHKDAPIKLDYPQVSGLASSEAEKAINDTIKQTIQKYAAYAEDQISLKSEDDRPYEFEGGYVVTYNQDGVLSLITNQYGYTGGAHGSTIRNAFTFSLKDGKRLLLGDLFKANPNYKKQLNAKVSTEIKANGGYLGGFTGLNTEKNFYLKEGKAVLFFQQYEYTAYATGFPEVIFSFKELLPDGSSPFAALK from the coding sequence ATGAAAATGAATGATACTTCGAAGAAATACGCCCGTAAGTGGGGCGCAGGAATGATTGCAGCAGGAATGCTAATCGGTGGAGGTGTACTCCCGGCAGGCATTACCCAGGCTGCTCCAGCGGCGGCTCAGGTGAAAGCTGCCTCCTCCCCGGTCGTGCTGAAGGTAAACGGTAAGATTACAGCGCAGACAGGGCTTTTCCAAGACGGGAAGGTATGGATTCCGGTAACGTTTATGCGCGATGCGCTGGGGATGCCGCTATCTTATGATAAAGCTGAGAAGACGTATACCATCGGTACAGGTACTACACAAACTAAATTGACGGTTACTGAATACTATACTACGATTAAAGTGAATAATTATTTTATCGGTGAATATGAAGTGAAGAATCTGAATAACCGCTTCTATGTTTCGTTTGACCTGCTCAGTGATTACTTAGGCTACAAGGGCGACTGGAGTGCCACTACGGGACGGCTCAATGTGATGAAGAGAACGCAAAATGCGGTAACTATAAAGACTGAGAGCTATGTTAAGGACCATAAAGATGCACCGATTAAGCTGGATTATCCACAGGTCAGCGGTCTTGCTAGTAGCGAGGCTGAGAAGGCGATCAATGATACAATCAAACAGACGATTCAGAAATATGCGGCTTACGCTGAAGATCAAATCTCCCTTAAATCCGAGGACGACCGTCCGTATGAATTCGAAGGCGGTTATGTGGTCACTTATAATCAAGACGGCGTGCTCAGTCTGATCACGAATCAATACGGGTACACCGGCGGCGCACATGGATCGACTATCCGTAATGCCTTTACCTTCTCACTTAAGGACGGCAAACGCCTGCTGCTGGGGGATTTGTTCAAGGCTAATCCTAACTATAAGAAACAGCTGAATGCCAAAGTATCTACTGAAATCAAAGCAAACGGAGGTTATCTGGGAGGATTCACAGGCCTGAATACAGAGAAAAACTTCTATCTGAAAGAGGGCAAAGCCGTGCTCTTCTTCCAGCAATATGAGTATACTGCATACGCTACAGGCTTCCCGGAGGTAATCTTCAGCTTCAAGGAGCTGCTGCCTGATGGAAGCAGTCCGTTCGCTGCACTGAAATAA
- the gap gene encoding type I glyceraldehyde-3-phosphate dehydrogenase produces MSVKVGINGFGRIGRLAFRRIQNVEGIEVVAINDLTDAKMLAHLLKYDTTQGKFQGDVEVHDGFFKVNGKDVKVLANRNPEELPWGELGVDIVLECTGFFTTKEAAEKHLKGGAKKVVISAPATGDMKTVVYNVNDDILDGSETVISGASCTTNCLAPMAKVLNDKFGIIEGLMTTIHAYTGDQNTLDAPHAKGDFRRARAAAENIIPNTTGAAKAIGLVIPELKGKLDGAAQRVPVATGSLTELVTVLDKSVTVEEINAAMKAASDPETYGYTEDEIVSSDIKGMTFGSLFDATQTKVLTVGDKQLVKTVAWYDNEMSYTAQLVRTLEKFAKLAQ; encoded by the coding sequence ATGAGTGTAAAAGTTGGTATTAACGGTTTTGGACGTATTGGACGCCTTGCATTCCGCCGTATTCAAAATGTAGAAGGTATCGAAGTGGTAGCAATCAATGACTTGACTGACGCTAAGATGCTTGCTCATTTGCTTAAATATGATACAACTCAAGGTAAATTCCAAGGCGATGTTGAAGTTCACGACGGCTTCTTCAAAGTTAACGGCAAAGATGTTAAGGTTCTTGCTAACCGCAACCCTGAAGAACTTCCTTGGGGAGAGCTTGGCGTTGATATCGTTCTGGAATGCACAGGGTTCTTCACAACTAAAGAAGCCGCTGAAAAGCACCTTAAAGGCGGAGCTAAGAAAGTAGTTATTTCTGCTCCAGCTACAGGCGACATGAAGACTGTTGTTTACAACGTTAACGATGACATCCTTGACGGAAGCGAAACAGTAATCTCCGGCGCATCTTGCACAACGAACTGCCTGGCTCCTATGGCCAAAGTTCTGAACGACAAATTCGGTATCATCGAAGGCTTGATGACTACTATCCACGCTTACACAGGTGACCAGAATACACTTGATGCTCCACACGCTAAAGGTGACTTCAGACGTGCCCGCGCTGCTGCTGAGAACATCATTCCTAACACTACCGGTGCTGCTAAAGCAATCGGCCTGGTAATTCCAGAACTTAAAGGCAAACTTGACGGTGCAGCACAACGTGTGCCTGTAGCTACTGGTTCCCTGACTGAGCTGGTTACTGTTCTGGATAAGAGCGTAACTGTTGAAGAAATCAACGCAGCAATGAAAGCTGCTTCCGATCCGGAAACTTATGGCTACACTGAAGATGAAATCGTATCTTCCGACATCAAGGGTATGACTTTCGGTTCCCTGTTCGATGCTACACAAACTAAAGTTCTGACTGTTGGCGACAAACAACTGGTTAAAACCGTTGCTTGGTATGACAATGAAATGTCCTACACTGCACAGCTTGTTCGTACTTTGGAGAAATTCGCTAAACTTGCTCAATAA
- a CDS encoding YesK family protein: MNAIVAGIGVGIFLIILSWVLSRTGRMRSRAVFYPGITGLLGSLILLVLSFTVIGGWEGIGYAFFSVPILLISGLLLLVLVSYRKQT, encoded by the coding sequence ATGAACGCTATTGTTGCGGGTATAGGTGTGGGAATATTTTTAATCATTCTCAGCTGGGTGCTGTCGCGGACCGGGCGCATGCGGAGCAGAGCTGTTTTTTATCCGGGGATCACTGGTTTACTGGGCAGTCTGATATTACTGGTTCTAAGTTTCACTGTAATTGGAGGCTGGGAGGGGATCGGGTATGCCTTCTTCTCTGTGCCTATATTATTAATCTCTGGTCTGCTGCTGCTCGTTCTTGTTTCCTATAGAAAACAAACCTGA
- the secG gene encoding preprotein translocase subunit SecG has protein sequence MDIFLKVVLLIFAVGLIAVVLLQKGKSAGLSGAISGGAEHLFGKTKARGMELVLQRVTVGLAAGFFIMSIVVAIVIE, from the coding sequence ATGGATATCTTTTTGAAAGTGGTGCTTCTGATTTTTGCCGTAGGTCTGATTGCGGTCGTTCTTCTGCAAAAAGGGAAAAGCGCGGGTCTTTCCGGTGCCATCTCCGGCGGTGCTGAGCATCTCTTCGGTAAAACAAAAGCACGCGGTATGGAGCTTGTATTGCAGCGTGTAACGGTTGGATTGGCAGCCGGATTCTTCATTATGTCAATCGTTGTAGCCATTGTTATTGAGTAG
- the gpmI gene encoding 2,3-bisphosphoglycerate-independent phosphoglycerate mutase, which yields MSAPKPVALIIMDGFGLRNTDEGNAVAQANKPNYDRYLKQYPNTTLTACGEAVGLPEGQMGNSEVGHLNIGAGRIVYQDLTRIDKSIRDGEFFENETLVAAVRSAKTTGKKLHLYALVSDGGVHSHINHLFAMLDLAKKEDLHEVYIHAFMDGRDVPPDSGQKFIQDLVAKIEEVGVGTIATVSGRYYAMDRDKRWERVEKAYRAMVYGEGPKYTDALQAITGSYQNSVYDEFVEPSVIVDSLGNPVATVESGDSVIFLNFRPDRAIQLSQVFTNSDFRGFDRGPKFPENLHFVCLTTFSETVQGYVAYSPKNLDNTLGEVLVQQNKKQLRIAETEKYPHVTFFFSGGRDEELPGETRILINSPKVATYDLQPEMSAYEVAAACVAEIEADRQDAIILNFANPDMVGHSGMLEPTIKAVEVTDECVGKVVDAVVAKGGVAIIIADHGNADMVFDENGRPFTAHTTNPVPFIVTTENVVLREAGILADVAPTILDLMGLPQPAEMTGQSMIASRK from the coding sequence ATGTCAGCACCAAAACCTGTAGCTCTAATCATCATGGACGGTTTCGGTTTGCGTAATACGGATGAAGGCAACGCAGTTGCCCAAGCCAACAAACCGAACTACGATCGTTACCTGAAACAATATCCGAATACTACACTTACCGCTTGCGGTGAAGCTGTAGGTCTGCCGGAAGGACAAATGGGTAACTCTGAAGTAGGGCACCTTAACATCGGCGCAGGCCGGATCGTATACCAGGATCTGACCCGCATCGATAAGTCGATCCGTGATGGGGAATTCTTCGAGAACGAAACGCTGGTTGCTGCGGTGAGAAGCGCCAAAACAACCGGCAAAAAGCTTCACCTCTATGCACTTGTATCTGATGGCGGCGTACACAGTCACATTAACCACCTGTTCGCGATGCTCGATCTGGCCAAAAAAGAAGATTTGCATGAAGTTTATATTCATGCCTTCATGGATGGCCGCGACGTACCACCCGACAGTGGACAGAAGTTCATTCAGGACCTGGTAGCCAAGATCGAAGAGGTTGGCGTAGGTACGATTGCTACGGTATCCGGACGTTATTATGCCATGGACCGTGACAAACGCTGGGAACGTGTAGAGAAAGCTTATCGTGCAATGGTTTACGGCGAAGGCCCTAAATATACCGATGCACTTCAGGCAATCACTGGATCTTACCAGAATTCTGTGTATGATGAATTTGTAGAGCCAAGTGTGATTGTAGATAGTCTTGGCAACCCGGTTGCGACAGTGGAAAGCGGCGATTCCGTCATTTTCCTGAACTTCCGTCCTGACCGTGCGATCCAGCTGTCGCAAGTATTCACGAACTCCGATTTCCGCGGCTTCGACCGTGGTCCTAAGTTCCCGGAGAACCTGCATTTCGTATGTCTGACTACCTTCAGCGAGACGGTTCAAGGCTACGTGGCTTATTCCCCGAAGAACCTGGACAACACCCTCGGTGAAGTGCTTGTTCAGCAGAACAAGAAGCAGCTGCGTATCGCGGAAACTGAGAAGTATCCGCATGTTACCTTCTTCTTCAGCGGCGGACGCGATGAGGAGCTTCCTGGCGAAACCCGTATCCTGATCAACTCACCGAAAGTGGCAACCTATGATCTGCAGCCTGAGATGAGCGCATACGAAGTGGCGGCGGCCTGCGTAGCGGAGATCGAAGCAGACAGACAAGATGCCATTATCCTGAACTTTGCTAACCCTGATATGGTTGGACACTCCGGGATGCTGGAGCCTACCATCAAGGCAGTTGAAGTAACGGACGAATGCGTAGGTAAAGTTGTGGATGCAGTAGTTGCCAAAGGCGGCGTTGCGATCATCATTGCCGACCACGGTAATGCGGATATGGTATTCGATGAGAATGGTCGTCCATTCACAGCCCATACCACCAACCCGGTTCCTTTCATCGTTACAACTGAGAATGTTGTATTGCGCGAAGCTGGTATCCTCGCAGATGTGGCACCGACAATCCTGGATCTGATGGGACTTCCGCAGCCTGCGGAAATGACCGGACAATCCATGATTGCCAGCCGCAAATAG
- the tpiA gene encoding triose-phosphate isomerase: MSRTPIIAGNWKMFKTVPEAEGFIAEIKGQAEVEGVETVICAPFTNLPALVAAVQGTSIKIGAQNLHFEDNGAYTGEISGVMLKDLGVEYVIIGHSERRAYFGETDEIVNKKMHAAFRHGITPIVCVGEKLEEREADQTKDVCKVQTEAAFAGLSAEQAASVVIAYEPIWAIGTGKSSTSQDANEVIAYIRTLVKGLYDEATAEAVRIQYGGSVKPENVTEYMSQSDIDGALVGGASLQPASFVSLVEGAK; the protein is encoded by the coding sequence ATGAGTAGAACACCTATCATTGCCGGCAACTGGAAAATGTTCAAAACCGTTCCGGAAGCCGAAGGCTTCATCGCTGAAATCAAAGGTCAGGCGGAAGTTGAAGGCGTAGAGACTGTAATCTGCGCACCATTCACTAACCTGCCTGCACTTGTTGCAGCGGTACAAGGCACCAGCATCAAAATTGGTGCTCAGAATCTTCACTTCGAAGATAACGGTGCTTACACAGGCGAGATCAGCGGCGTAATGCTGAAGGATCTCGGTGTGGAATACGTGATTATCGGTCACTCCGAACGCCGTGCATACTTCGGTGAGACGGACGAAATCGTCAACAAAAAAATGCATGCGGCATTCCGCCACGGCATTACACCAATTGTCTGTGTAGGCGAAAAGCTCGAAGAGCGCGAAGCAGACCAGACTAAAGATGTATGCAAAGTGCAGACTGAAGCGGCATTTGCCGGTCTTAGCGCGGAACAGGCAGCAAGCGTAGTTATCGCTTATGAGCCTATCTGGGCTATTGGTACAGGTAAATCCTCTACTTCCCAGGATGCTAATGAAGTTATTGCTTACATCCGTACCCTTGTAAAAGGCCTGTACGATGAAGCAACTGCTGAAGCTGTCCGTATCCAATACGGCGGCAGCGTGAAGCCTGAGAATGTAACGGAGTACATGAGTCAAAGCGACATCGACGGCGCTCTAGTCGGCGGTGCCAGCCTGCAGCCTGCTTCCTTCGTTTCACTCGTTGAGGGGGCGAAATAA
- the eno gene encoding phosphopyruvate hydratase has protein sequence MTIISDVYAREVLDSRGNPTVEVDVYLESGAKGRAIVPSGASTGAHEAVELRDGDKSRYMGKGVLKAVENVNEIIAPEVIGMDALDQVGIDKLMITLDGTPNKGKLGANAILAVSMAVARAAAAALDIPLYVYLGGFNAKTLPVPMMNIINGGEHADNNIDVQEFMVLPVGATSFKEALRTGAEIFHNLKSVLQSKGLNTAVGDEGGFAPNLGSNEEAITTIIEAIEKAGYKPGVDVFLGMDVASTEFYKDGKYTLAGEGKSYTSAEYVDLLASWVEKYPIITIEDGMSEDDWDGWKLLTEKLGDKVQLVGDDLFVTNTERLATGIEKGIGNSILVKVNQIGTLTETFDAIEMAKRAGYTAVISHRSGESEDSTIADIAVATNAGQIKTGAPSRTDRVAKYNQLLRIEDELGELAQYNGLKSFYNLKR, from the coding sequence ATGACTATTATTTCTGATGTGTACGCTCGCGAAGTCCTCGACTCCCGCGGTAACCCTACGGTAGAGGTTGATGTTTATCTGGAATCCGGCGCTAAAGGCCGCGCGATCGTTCCTTCCGGCGCTTCCACTGGTGCTCATGAAGCTGTAGAGCTTCGTGACGGCGACAAATCCCGTTACATGGGTAAAGGCGTTCTGAAAGCTGTTGAGAACGTAAACGAAATTATCGCTCCAGAAGTAATCGGTATGGATGCTCTTGACCAAGTGGGCATCGACAAATTGATGATCACTTTGGACGGAACTCCTAACAAAGGCAAGCTGGGCGCTAACGCGATCCTGGCAGTATCCATGGCCGTAGCTCGTGCAGCTGCAGCAGCTCTGGATATTCCTTTGTACGTATACCTGGGCGGATTCAACGCCAAAACTCTTCCAGTACCAATGATGAACATCATCAACGGTGGTGAGCATGCCGATAACAACATCGACGTTCAAGAGTTCATGGTTCTTCCTGTAGGCGCTACAAGCTTCAAAGAAGCTCTTCGTACAGGCGCAGAAATCTTCCACAACCTGAAATCCGTACTTCAGTCCAAAGGCCTTAACACAGCTGTAGGCGACGAAGGCGGCTTCGCACCGAACCTTGGTTCGAACGAAGAAGCAATCACTACAATCATCGAAGCGATCGAAAAAGCCGGTTACAAACCAGGCGTTGACGTATTCCTCGGTATGGACGTTGCTTCCACTGAGTTCTACAAAGACGGTAAATACACACTTGCTGGCGAAGGTAAATCTTACACTTCCGCTGAGTATGTTGACCTTCTTGCTTCTTGGGTTGAGAAGTACCCAATCATCACAATCGAAGACGGTATGTCTGAAGACGACTGGGATGGCTGGAAATTGCTTACTGAAAAATTGGGCGACAAAGTCCAATTGGTTGGTGACGACTTGTTCGTTACGAACACTGAGCGCCTTGCTACAGGTATTGAAAAAGGTATCGGTAACTCCATCCTGGTTAAGGTTAACCAGATTGGTACACTGACTGAAACTTTCGATGCTATCGAAATGGCTAAACGCGCTGGTTACACAGCAGTTATCTCCCACCGTTCCGGTGAATCCGAAGACAGCACAATCGCTGACATCGCTGTTGCGACTAACGCTGGTCAGATCAAAACGGGTGCTCCTTCCCGTACAGACCGTGTTGCTAAATACAACCAGTTGCTTCGCATCGAAGATGAACTGGGTGAACTCGCTCAATACAACGGCCTGAAATCCTTCTACAACCTCAAAAGATAA
- a CDS encoding phosphoglycerate kinase — translation MNKKSVRDVEVKGKRVFVRVDFNVPVEDGKITDDTRIRETLPTIKYLIENGAKVILASHMGRPKGEFVDSMRLTSAAVRLSELLGKPVAKADEAIGEAVKAQIAELNEGDVLVLENVRFYKGEEKNDPELAKQFAELADLFVNDAFGAAHRAHASTEGIAHFLPAVSGLLMEKELSVLGKALSNPERPFTAIIGGSKVKDKIDVIDNLLTLADNVLIGGGLSYTFTKAQGFEIGESLVDNEKLEASLGFIEKAKKLGKNFLLPVDVVVADKFGADANTKVVDINEIPEGWMGLDIGPKTREIYADVIKSSKLVVWNGPMGVFEIDIFAEGTKAVAQACATTEGYTVIGGGDSAAAAEKFHLADQMDHISTGGGASLEFMEGKALPGVEALNDK, via the coding sequence ATGAACAAAAAAAGTGTCCGTGATGTAGAAGTAAAAGGCAAACGCGTCTTCGTGCGTGTGGATTTCAACGTGCCAGTGGAAGACGGTAAGATCACTGATGATACCCGTATCCGCGAAACCCTTCCAACAATTAAATACCTGATTGAGAACGGTGCAAAGGTCATTCTGGCCAGCCATATGGGCCGTCCTAAAGGTGAATTCGTCGATTCCATGCGGTTGACTTCCGCAGCTGTACGTCTGTCCGAATTGCTCGGCAAACCGGTAGCCAAAGCAGATGAAGCGATTGGCGAAGCGGTAAAAGCACAAATTGCTGAACTGAACGAAGGCGACGTGCTTGTGCTTGAGAATGTCCGTTTCTATAAAGGGGAAGAAAAGAACGACCCTGAACTGGCTAAGCAGTTCGCTGAACTGGCAGACCTGTTCGTCAATGACGCATTCGGCGCGGCTCACCGTGCCCATGCTTCGACAGAAGGTATCGCTCACTTCCTGCCTGCCGTATCCGGCCTTCTGATGGAGAAGGAATTGTCCGTTCTGGGCAAAGCCCTGTCGAATCCGGAACGTCCCTTCACTGCCATCATCGGCGGTTCCAAAGTTAAAGACAAGATCGACGTGATTGACAACCTGCTGACTCTGGCTGACAACGTATTGATTGGCGGCGGCCTTTCTTACACCTTCACCAAAGCTCAAGGCTTCGAAATCGGCGAATCTCTGGTAGATAATGAAAAGCTCGAAGCTTCGCTCGGATTTATCGAAAAAGCTAAAAAGCTCGGTAAAAACTTCCTGCTTCCTGTAGACGTTGTTGTCGCTGACAAGTTCGGTGCAGACGCTAATACCAAAGTGGTAGACATTAACGAAATCCCTGAAGGCTGGATGGGTCTGGACATTGGTCCTAAGACTCGTGAAATCTATGCTGATGTGATCAAGAGCTCCAAGCTGGTTGTATGGAACGGACCTATGGGCGTGTTCGAAATCGACATCTTTGCTGAAGGAACCAAGGCTGTAGCTCAAGCTTGCGCAACTACCGAAGGTTACACAGTAATCGGCGGCGGTGATTCCGCAGCAGCAGCAGAGAAATTCCACCTCGCAGACCAAATGGATCATATCTCCACTGGCGGCGGCGCATCACTCGAGTTCATGGAAGGCAAGGCACTTCCAGGCGTAGAAGCACTGAACGACAAGTAA